From Acidimicrobiales bacterium, one genomic window encodes:
- a CDS encoding alpha-(1->3)-arabinofuranosyltransferase family protein produces MPLDDPADGASMLRTLLSRVRRHGVLLTAAACAYLPVVFSSPGVVGADTKTYLYLDPGRVLRSATSLWDSDVALGTVTHQNIGYLWPMGPFYWVFETLGSPDWFAQRIWLGTVLFAAGAGVRYLLRTLDWQGRGMLVAVLAYELSPYLLDYSARISAVLLPWAGLPWMIAFTIRAARTQTWRYPAWFALVVLTVGSVNATSLLLVGLAPVAWLVHARFAERSLTTRQGMAAALRIGLLSLGVSVWWIAGLVLQGGYSLPVTRYTETYQTVASASTAPEVFRGLGYWFFYGNDKFGQWIEPSVEYTQGVWLLFISFGLVVLSLFGAALVRWRHRSFFVLLIVLAGFIAIGGHPFDAPSPLGSLFKDFTATDAGLALRSTPRALPMLVLATSVLLGTVINGLDRRWPGFTRVFAVVVLAAVVLNNPAMWRVRMIEEHLQRDEELPDYWIEAIDALNDSGRDGRVMELPGSDFASYRWGNTVDPITPAFLDRGYVARELVPFGSPESADLLTAFDRRFQEDSVDLDSIVPVAQLMSVDDVVHRADLTFERFRTPRPEPTADLLDRTPGLETGDAFGPVGANIAGPEQTLLDEVHLAIDPGLRAPAAVETYRVPDALEIVRTKSVDGALVVVGDGTGLVDAAGAGLIDPERPIWFGADLAADDELRSTVLDQAATIVVTDTNKRRARRWGTLRENLGYTERPGEVPLVDDPTDSRLEIFPGLADAGVDPDDAMTVSRQDAPFAMRASNYGNPVTYTNDDRPAQAIDGDPTTAWVVAAFAEARGEWLEFAYEQPTSLRTITLLQSQAEANRHITEVTIRADGRVLSVVALGEESRRGTGQLITLPAHDPASVYEIELTDLSLGRRPSYGGVSPVGFAEVRMGDTAPVREFLRLPVALTDTIGEDLDRHDLAVVMTRERSNPQEPVRSDPEAEMRRVVELPSARQFALEGSVRVSSVVDERLVDALLGRDRTLGGVGAVAASSGALPGDVASIASFASDGDVTTAWTGVFGPQAGQWLRFDLDEPLTFDSVGLDIVVDDLHSVPTEVVVELDGDPVGTYPTGLTATGGPRGSTASVVVPVRGTASSIVIRVAAVDERPTRDWYAGYFVAMPVSVAEVSIGGAPLFGPPSPVDTGCVGLVLVDGVPIAARVTGSAEDAVERRELDLRGCEDPIETNGAFTVETLGRDVGLDIDQLTLLSDGDGTVAETSAGPVEVVRHDDTHYSLDVPASTAPRWLVLGQSHNLGWEATVDGAALGEPVVIDGFANGWLLPAGPALRVDLDWTPQRLVGRSLVVSALAVLVVLGLALRRRPPGDSLVPARADGPEQPTLRLLPFIDPVRRGPEASWRAVVVAGTVLAAFSWLNLPRLPGLALVVAASLVALLRLRIGWLRPATLAALVLGLTSVAIMVAQKRFRYPPDFGWPQQFADLHVWGVVALLLLAAEYLASIVRPEGD; encoded by the coding sequence ATGCCTCTCGACGATCCGGCTGACGGCGCGTCGATGTTGCGCACGCTCCTGAGCCGGGTTCGCCGCCATGGCGTTCTCCTCACCGCCGCAGCGTGCGCCTACCTGCCGGTGGTGTTCTCGAGTCCGGGGGTGGTGGGGGCCGACACCAAGACCTATCTCTACCTCGACCCGGGTCGGGTGCTCCGCAGCGCGACGAGTCTGTGGGACAGCGATGTGGCGCTCGGCACCGTCACGCACCAGAACATCGGTTACCTGTGGCCGATGGGCCCGTTCTACTGGGTCTTCGAGACGCTGGGGAGCCCCGACTGGTTCGCCCAGCGCATCTGGCTGGGGACCGTGCTCTTCGCCGCCGGCGCCGGCGTGCGCTACCTCCTGCGCACCCTCGACTGGCAGGGACGCGGCATGCTCGTCGCGGTGCTGGCCTACGAGCTCAGCCCGTACCTGCTCGACTACAGCGCCCGGATCTCCGCGGTCTTGCTCCCCTGGGCTGGTCTTCCCTGGATGATCGCGTTCACCATCCGGGCAGCGCGGACCCAGACCTGGAGGTATCCGGCATGGTTCGCGCTGGTGGTTCTCACCGTCGGATCGGTGAACGCCACCTCGCTGCTGCTGGTGGGGCTCGCGCCCGTCGCCTGGCTCGTCCACGCCCGGTTCGCGGAGCGGTCGCTCACCACCCGTCAGGGCATGGCGGCGGCCCTCCGGATCGGGCTGCTGAGTCTCGGCGTGTCGGTGTGGTGGATCGCCGGCCTCGTGCTCCAGGGTGGCTACAGCCTCCCCGTCACCCGCTACACGGAGACGTACCAGACGGTCGCCTCGGCCTCGACCGCGCCGGAGGTGTTCCGTGGGCTCGGCTACTGGTTCTTCTACGGCAACGACAAGTTCGGTCAGTGGATCGAGCCGAGCGTCGAGTACACGCAGGGCGTCTGGCTGCTCTTCATCAGCTTCGGTCTCGTCGTGTTGTCGCTGTTCGGCGCGGCACTGGTCCGCTGGCGGCACCGGAGCTTCTTCGTCCTGCTGATCGTGCTCGCCGGGTTCATCGCGATCGGGGGTCATCCGTTCGATGCGCCATCGCCGTTGGGCTCGCTCTTCAAGGACTTCACGGCCACCGACGCGGGCCTCGCACTGCGCTCGACGCCTCGGGCACTTCCGATGCTGGTGCTGGCCACGTCGGTCCTCCTCGGCACGGTGATCAACGGGCTCGACCGTCGTTGGCCGGGCTTCACCCGCGTGTTCGCGGTTGTCGTGCTGGCCGCAGTGGTGCTCAACAACCCGGCGATGTGGCGCGTGCGCATGATCGAGGAGCATCTCCAGCGGGACGAGGAGTTGCCCGACTACTGGATCGAGGCGATCGACGCGTTGAACGACAGCGGGCGAGACGGTCGGGTCATGGAGCTGCCGGGAAGCGATTTCGCGTCGTACCGCTGGGGCAACACCGTCGACCCCATCACCCCGGCGTTCCTCGACCGGGGCTACGTCGCCCGCGAGTTGGTGCCGTTCGGCTCTCCCGAGTCGGCCGATCTGCTAACCGCCTTCGACCGTCGGTTCCAGGAGGACTCGGTCGATCTCGACTCGATCGTCCCCGTGGCGCAGCTCATGTCGGTCGACGACGTGGTCCATCGGGCCGATCTGACGTTCGAGCGGTTCCGGACCCCCCGACCGGAGCCGACCGCCGATCTCCTCGACCGTACCCCCGGCCTCGAGACCGGTGATGCCTTCGGCCCGGTGGGTGCCAACATCGCCGGGCCGGAACAGACACTGCTCGACGAGGTCCACCTCGCGATCGATCCCGGACTGCGGGCGCCGGCTGCCGTGGAGACCTATCGGGTTCCGGATGCGCTCGAGATCGTGCGGACCAAGTCGGTCGACGGTGCGCTCGTCGTGGTCGGCGACGGGACGGGCCTGGTCGACGCGGCGGGAGCGGGTCTCATCGATCCCGAGCGCCCGATCTGGTTCGGCGCCGATCTCGCGGCCGACGACGAACTGCGCTCGACGGTGCTCGACCAGGCGGCCACGATCGTCGTCACCGACACCAACAAGCGGCGGGCGCGCCGTTGGGGGACACTGCGCGAGAACCTCGGCTACACCGAGCGTCCCGGCGAGGTCCCTCTGGTCGATGATCCCACCGACAGCCGGCTCGAGATCTTCCCGGGGCTCGCCGACGCCGGTGTCGATCCCGACGACGCGATGACCGTGAGCAGGCAGGACGCCCCGTTCGCGATGCGGGCCTCGAACTACGGCAACCCGGTCACCTACACCAACGACGACCGCCCGGCGCAGGCGATCGACGGCGATCCGACGACGGCGTGGGTCGTCGCGGCGTTCGCCGAAGCTCGGGGCGAATGGCTCGAATTCGCCTACGAGCAGCCCACGAGCCTCCGTACGATCACGCTCCTGCAGTCACAGGCCGAGGCGAACCGTCACATCACCGAGGTCACCATCCGTGCCGACGGGCGCGTGCTCTCGGTGGTCGCGCTGGGCGAGGAGTCGCGCCGCGGAACCGGTCAGCTCATCACGCTCCCCGCCCACGACCCGGCAAGCGTCTACGAGATCGAGCTCACCGATCTGTCGCTCGGTCGCCGCCCCTCCTACGGCGGTGTCTCCCCCGTCGGCTTCGCCGAGGTCCGGATGGGTGACACTGCCCCGGTCCGGGAGTTCCTGCGCCTGCCGGTCGCCCTCACCGACACGATCGGCGAAGATCTCGACCGTCACGATCTGGCGGTCGTCATGACCCGCGAGCGTTCGAATCCTCAGGAGCCGGTGCGCAGCGACCCGGAGGCGGAGATGCGCCGGGTCGTCGAGCTGCCCTCGGCCCGCCAGTTCGCGCTGGAGGGGTCGGTCCGGGTGTCGTCGGTGGTCGACGAGCGCCTCGTGGATGCGCTGTTGGGTCGGGATCGAACACTCGGTGGTGTCGGCGCAGTGGCGGCGTCCTCTGGCGCCCTGCCCGGCGACGTGGCGAGCATCGCGTCGTTCGCCTCCGACGGTGACGTGACGACGGCGTGGACCGGCGTGTTCGGACCCCAGGCCGGACAGTGGCTCCGCTTCGACCTCGACGAGCCACTGACATTCGATTCCGTCGGGCTCGACATCGTCGTCGACGACCTGCATTCCGTGCCCACCGAGGTCGTCGTCGAACTCGACGGCGACCCGGTCGGCACCTACCCGACGGGGCTGACGGCGACCGGTGGGCCGCGAGGCTCGACGGCGTCGGTCGTCGTCCCCGTGCGTGGTACGGCGTCGAGCATCGTGATTCGAGTCGCGGCGGTCGACGAGCGCCCGACGCGCGACTGGTACGCCGGCTACTTCGTCGCGATGCCTGTGTCGGTGGCCGAGGTGAGCATCGGCGGCGCTCCCCTCTTCGGCCCGCCCTCCCCCGTCGACACCGGATGCGTCGGGCTGGTGCTCGTCGACGGTGTGCCGATCGCCGCGCGGGTCACCGGGTCCGCCGAGGACGCCGTCGAACGCCGCGAACTCGACCTGCGCGGCTGCGAAGATCCCATCGAGACCAACGGAGCGTTCACGGTCGAGACCCTCGGACGCGACGTCGGCCTCGACATCGATCAGTTGACGTTGCTCAGCGACGGCGACGGCACCGTCGCCGAGACGTCGGCCGGACCCGTCGAGGTGGTCCGTCACGACGACACCCACTACTCACTCGACGTCCCCGCGTCGACCGCGCCGCGATGGCTCGTGCTCGGGCAGAGTCACAACCTCGGCTGGGAGGCGACGGTCGACGGAGCGGCGCTGGGCGAACCGGTCGTGATCGACGGATTCGCCAATGGCTGGCTGCTGCCGGCAGGGCCCGCGTTACGTGTCGATCTCGACTGGACACCGCAACGTCTCGTTGGTCGGAGTCTCGTGGTGTCGGCCCTGGCCGTGCTGGTCGTGCTCGGCCTGGCGTTGCGGCGCCGCCCGCCGGGCGACAGCCTCGTCCCGGCTCGGGCCGACGGGCCGGAGCAGCCCACGCTTCGCCTGCTGCCGTTCATCGATCCGGTTCGGCGCGGCCCGGAGGCGAGCTGGCGAGCGGTGGTCGTCGCCGGCACGGTGCTGGCGGCGTTCTCGTGGCTGAACCTCCCGCGTCTGCCCGGGCTCGCCCTCGTCGTCGCGGCATCGCTCGTCGCTCTCTTGCGGTTGCGTATCGGATGGCTTCGTCCGGCCACGTTGGCCGCGTTGGTCCTCGGCCTGACCTCCGTCGCGATCATGGTCGCGCAGAAGCGGTTCCGGTACCCGCCCGACTTCGGCTGGCCACAGCAGTTCGCCGACCTCCACGTGTGGGGGGTCGTTGCGCTGCTGCTGCTCGCCGCGGAGTATCTCGCGTCGATCGTCAGGCCCGAGGGCGACTAG
- a CDS encoding glycosyltransferase family 4 protein: MQSTDPRDNDNDAASRKIGDLAAEAGLHRIHMLAWRDLADVEAGGSELHASMVASRWADAGIEVTMRTSYAQGAPPETVRDGYKVIRRAGRYLVFPRAVAAEIAGRHGRRDGLVEIWNGVPFFSPVWARGPRVTWLHHVHEDMWPLVLPPGLARAGQLLERRIAPPFYRRTPVITLSESSREHLLARLRLPAHNVHVVPPGIDTRFRPAETKAPEPTVLAVGRLMPSKAFDSLITAVDEVRREIPARLVIVGEGYERDALERQIAALGAEEWCELVGRVDDDELVGHYQRAWVVASASRSEGWGMTLTEAAACATPAVATRIPGHRDAVSDGVGGVLVDSDDEFVAALGKVLGDASFRERLGEGARRTAQELTWDRTAYETLAVLAADASRRSG; this comes from the coding sequence GTGCAGTCCACCGATCCACGCGACAACGACAACGACGCGGCGTCGCGCAAGATCGGTGATCTGGCGGCGGAGGCCGGCCTGCATCGCATCCACATGCTGGCATGGCGCGATCTCGCCGATGTCGAGGCCGGAGGCTCTGAACTCCACGCGTCGATGGTCGCGTCGCGGTGGGCCGATGCAGGCATCGAGGTGACGATGCGGACCAGCTACGCACAGGGTGCGCCTCCCGAGACGGTCCGCGACGGCTACAAGGTGATTCGCCGGGCCGGGCGGTATCTGGTCTTCCCGCGTGCCGTGGCCGCGGAGATCGCCGGTCGCCACGGTCGGCGCGACGGCCTGGTCGAGATCTGGAACGGGGTCCCCTTCTTCTCGCCGGTGTGGGCCCGTGGCCCGCGCGTCACCTGGCTCCACCATGTCCACGAGGACATGTGGCCGCTGGTACTGCCACCCGGCCTCGCTCGTGCCGGTCAGCTCCTGGAGCGCCGCATCGCGCCACCGTTCTATCGTCGGACGCCGGTCATCACCCTGAGTGAGTCGTCGCGCGAGCACCTGCTGGCCCGCCTGCGGCTCCCGGCGCACAACGTGCACGTCGTCCCGCCGGGCATCGACACCCGCTTCCGTCCCGCCGAGACGAAGGCCCCCGAGCCGACGGTGCTCGCCGTCGGCCGGCTCATGCCGTCGAAGGCGTTCGACTCGCTGATCACGGCGGTCGACGAGGTCCGCCGGGAGATCCCGGCTCGGCTCGTGATCGTCGGTGAGGGCTACGAGCGCGACGCACTCGAACGTCAGATCGCCGCGCTCGGAGCCGAGGAGTGGTGCGAGCTCGTCGGGCGGGTCGACGACGACGAACTGGTCGGGCACTACCAGCGGGCCTGGGTCGTCGCGAGCGCATCGCGCAGCGAAGGCTGGGGCATGACTCTCACCGAGGCGGCCGCGTGTGCGACGCCGGCCGTGGCGACCCGGATCCCCGGTCATCGCGATGCGGTCAGCGACGGCGTCGGCGGTGTGCTGGTCGATTCCGACGACGAGTTCGTGGCGGCGTTGGGAAAGGTCCTCGGCGATGCCTCGTTCCGCGAGCGCCTCGGCGAAGGCGCCCGGCGAACCGCCCAGGAACTGACCTGGGATCGCACCGCCTACGAGACGCTGGCTGTGCTGGCGGCCGATGCCTCTCGACGATCCGGCTGA
- a CDS encoding glycosyltransferase — protein MSTPPVTVVVIHRNRPDAVGRTVAAFREQTVATRVIVVDNGSTPATQTALASLVGDAELILTGDNLGFGPGGNVGLRRFLADGTGEWVALAPHDALPDNDTIEKMLAEVDHRPSVGLMSADVGDGMRPIIQPYLGTIDAAPTVESGFDPADYPHGTLMMCRRACLEEIGLFDERYFAYCEESELAIRAARAGWDCGVIRGAMVRNPGMSASIERVAYLQLRNTLLMLKEHYGRRNEWFRIGVALVQIPIGMVHVPSRGLHWSPRGRLKAIRDHLRGRYGPPPDDIEG, from the coding sequence ATGTCCACGCCACCCGTCACGGTCGTCGTCATCCATCGGAACCGCCCCGATGCCGTCGGGCGCACCGTGGCTGCGTTTCGCGAGCAGACCGTCGCCACCCGAGTCATCGTCGTCGACAACGGTTCCACCCCTGCAACGCAGACTGCGCTGGCGAGCCTGGTCGGCGATGCCGAGCTGATCCTCACCGGCGACAACCTGGGCTTCGGTCCCGGCGGCAACGTGGGCCTTCGCCGATTCCTGGCCGACGGCACGGGCGAGTGGGTCGCGCTCGCCCCCCACGATGCGCTCCCCGACAACGACACGATCGAGAAGATGCTCGCCGAGGTCGACCACCGTCCGTCGGTCGGCCTCATGAGCGCCGACGTCGGCGACGGCATGCGGCCCATCATCCAGCCCTATCTCGGCACGATCGACGCGGCGCCGACGGTCGAATCGGGGTTCGATCCCGCGGACTATCCGCACGGCACGCTGATGATGTGCCGGCGCGCCTGCCTCGAGGAGATCGGCCTGTTCGACGAGCGCTACTTCGCCTACTGCGAGGAGTCGGAACTCGCGATCCGGGCGGCGCGGGCGGGATGGGACTGCGGCGTCATCCGTGGCGCGATGGTGCGCAATCCGGGCATGAGCGCCTCGATCGAACGCGTGGCCTACCTCCAACTCCGCAACACACTCCTGATGCTGAAGGAGCACTACGGCCGCCGCAACGAATGGTTCCGGATCGGTGTCGCGCTCGTGCAGATCCCCATCGGCATGGTCCACGTGCCGTCACGCGGCCTGCACTGGTCGCCACGAGGACGGCTGAAGGCCATCCGCGATCATCTCCGCGGCCGTTACGGGCCGCCCCCCGACGACATCGAGGGGTGA
- a CDS encoding EAL domain-containing protein, giving the protein MARKTKPEPHPLRIDHLVETEHKAGVDLAWIVVFGTILCVLAIAFAVPDAVLDRVADTSGLNVNGILALTTVVPLGATAFAFRRYRDAVGAQRELTHLSLHDGMTGLPNRRHLREVLPEAFHHAKRFHTKAGVLFVDLDGFKMVNDTYGHEVGDRLMVAVGERLVRSAGEDRWVARYAGDEFVIIDPAPTTLDHTVRFARELISDIETPFELGADRIRISASIGVAYGDISDDPDDVLRDADTAMYDAKHSDNRTAVFSESMRTRLTPATAEKRLQRALDDGEFRLLYQPIVALRTSRIVGCEGLLRWDDPERGMVPPGDFLSSLEETGLILPVGRWVLGEACRQAAVWAAQTPSGHTPLRVTLNVSPRQIGQSDFIDDLRSAIDTAGVDPSLLYLELTETSLIADPRAAWTALSAARELGVGMALDDFGTGYSSLSHLRNFDFELLKLDGTYVSGLGERKTDEAIVRHVASLARSLGIATVAEGVQDAKQVERLLEIGCELGQGYFFSEPQPPTIIASLLSRQFDTAGSTAPAALDTPPAGVGTTEPAPVVLPKLRKTTPVAPS; this is encoded by the coding sequence ATGGCTCGCAAGACCAAACCGGAGCCGCATCCGCTCCGGATCGATCATCTCGTCGAGACCGAGCACAAGGCCGGCGTCGACCTCGCCTGGATCGTCGTGTTCGGCACGATCCTGTGCGTGTTGGCCATCGCGTTCGCCGTACCGGACGCGGTGCTCGACCGCGTTGCCGACACGAGCGGCCTCAACGTCAACGGCATTCTCGCCCTGACCACCGTGGTTCCCCTGGGGGCCACCGCGTTCGCCTTTCGTCGCTACCGAGACGCCGTCGGCGCCCAGCGGGAACTGACGCACCTGTCACTCCACGACGGCATGACCGGGTTGCCGAACCGTCGGCATCTCCGCGAGGTGCTGCCCGAGGCCTTCCACCACGCCAAGCGCTTCCACACGAAGGCCGGCGTGCTCTTCGTCGATCTCGACGGTTTCAAGATGGTCAACGACACCTACGGCCACGAGGTCGGCGACCGGCTGATGGTCGCGGTCGGCGAGCGCCTGGTGCGTTCGGCGGGCGAGGATCGCTGGGTCGCCCGATATGCGGGCGACGAGTTCGTCATCATCGATCCCGCTCCCACCACGCTCGACCACACCGTCCGCTTCGCCCGCGAGCTGATCAGCGACATCGAGACGCCCTTCGAACTCGGCGCTGACCGGATTCGGATCTCGGCCAGCATCGGCGTCGCCTACGGCGACATCAGCGATGATCCCGACGATGTGCTGCGCGACGCGGACACCGCAATGTACGACGCCAAGCACAGCGACAACCGGACCGCGGTGTTCTCCGAGAGCATGCGGACCCGGCTCACTCCCGCGACCGCCGAGAAGCGACTGCAGCGGGCCCTCGACGACGGGGAGTTCCGCTTGCTCTACCAGCCCATCGTGGCCCTGCGGACCAGCCGCATCGTCGGCTGCGAGGGGCTGCTGCGGTGGGACGACCCCGAGCGCGGGATGGTCCCGCCGGGCGATTTCCTCTCCTCGCTCGAGGAGACCGGCCTGATCCTTCCGGTCGGTCGCTGGGTGCTCGGGGAGGCGTGCCGCCAGGCCGCGGTCTGGGCCGCGCAGACACCCTCCGGTCACACACCGCTGCGGGTGACGCTGAATGTCTCGCCCCGCCAGATCGGACAGTCCGACTTCATCGACGACCTCCGTAGCGCGATCGACACCGCGGGGGTCGATCCGTCACTGCTCTACCTGGAACTCACCGAGACGTCGCTCATCGCCGATCCACGGGCCGCGTGGACTGCACTGTCCGCGGCGCGAGAACTCGGCGTCGGCATGGCCCTCGACGACTTCGGCACCGGCTACTCGTCGCTCAGCCATCTGCGGAACTTCGACTTCGAACTCCTGAAGCTCGACGGCACGTACGTCAGCGGCCTCGGGGAACGCAAGACCGACGAGGCAATCGTGCGCCATGTCGCCTCGCTTGCCCGTTCGCTCGGTATCGCAACCGTGGCCGAAGGGGTGCAGGACGCCAAACAGGTCGAACGTCTCCTCGAGATCGGTTGCGAGCTCGGGCAGGGCTACTTCTTCTCCGAGCCACAGCCGCCGACGATCATCGCCAGTCTGCTCAGTCGTCAGTTCGACACGGCGGGTTCGACCGCGCCGGCAGCGCTCGACACGCCGCCGGCGGGTGTGGGCACCACCGAGCCGGCTCCCGTCGTTCTTCCGAAGCTGCGCAAGACCACACCCGTCGCTCCGAGCTGA
- a CDS encoding glycosyltransferase family 2 protein encodes MRTIVVIPAFNEEESLPAVLRELHEIVPELDVVVVDDGSADSTAQVVRAAGLPCVSLPFNLGIGGALRAGYRYAADGGYERAVQFDADGQHRADQIGLLLAALDDGAHMACGSRFAAGGYEVGRGRGLAMGLLRVGVRLLTGQRFSDTSSGFRAVQQPLLGVFATEYPVEYMDSVETLVNACRGGYHVVEVPTLMRERAGGVPSQRPFRLAYHYARLIVALLGSPRRAAPVRR; translated from the coding sequence GTGCGCACCATCGTCGTCATTCCCGCCTTCAACGAGGAGGAGTCGCTCCCCGCGGTCCTCCGGGAACTCCACGAGATCGTCCCCGAGCTCGACGTCGTGGTCGTCGACGACGGGTCGGCCGACAGCACGGCGCAGGTCGTGCGGGCTGCGGGTCTCCCGTGCGTCTCGCTCCCCTTCAACCTGGGCATCGGCGGCGCGCTCCGGGCCGGCTACCGGTATGCCGCCGACGGCGGCTACGAGCGTGCGGTGCAATTCGATGCCGACGGCCAGCATCGTGCCGACCAGATCGGCCTGCTCCTCGCCGCCCTCGACGACGGCGCCCACATGGCCTGCGGCAGCCGTTTCGCCGCAGGCGGCTATGAGGTCGGCCGGGGTCGAGGACTCGCGATGGGCCTGCTGCGTGTCGGGGTGCGCCTCCTGACCGGTCAGCGTTTCAGCGACACCTCCTCTGGGTTCCGTGCGGTGCAGCAGCCACTCCTCGGGGTGTTCGCCACCGAGTATCCGGTCGAATACATGGACTCGGTCGAGACCCTCGTCAACGCGTGTCGTGGCGGGTACCACGTCGTCGAGGTCCCGACACTGATGCGCGAGCGGGCGGGCGGTGTGCCTTCGCAGCGGCCGTTCCGACTCGCCTATCACTACGCCCGGCTCATCGTCGCGCTCCTCGGATCACCCCGCCGCGCCGCGCCGGTTCGGCGCTGA
- a CDS encoding NAD(P)/FAD-dependent oxidoreductase: MGDQDNTATAARTVIIGAGPAGLTAAYQLGKAGRTATVLEAEGVVGGISQTAERDGWRFDIGGHRFFTKVKPVSALWHEILPDEDFLLRPRMSRIYYQGKFYDYPLKAFNALGNLGIIEAVRCVLSYAWARINPPKDQTKFEGYVAAKFGWRLYRTFFKTYTEKVWGVPADELEADWAAQRIKNLSLFGAIWNAITPKRNQKDITSLIEEFEYPRHGPGMMWERCHELVEAQGSEVHFHQPVGRIRHRDGAAFEVVATTPDGEVSHACTEVISSMPIPRLVQAMDPAAPEDVLLAAKALQFRDFLTVALVVPEEDGFPDNWIYIHAPEVHVGRIQNFGSWSPQMIPDPGKTCLGLEYFVNEGDHLWVKDDADLILQAEAEMVQLGLLSPGRVEKGYVVRMPKAYPMYDASYKENVEVLRTWLAENVPNVHPVGRNGMHRYNNQDHSMYTAMLTVENIVKGTSHDVWEVNVEAEYHEEISGSDG; this comes from the coding sequence ATGGGCGACCAGGACAACACTGCGACGGCGGCGAGAACCGTCATCATCGGCGCGGGCCCCGCAGGGCTCACCGCCGCCTATCAGCTGGGAAAGGCCGGTCGCACAGCGACCGTGCTCGAGGCGGAGGGGGTCGTCGGCGGTATCTCCCAGACCGCCGAGCGAGACGGTTGGCGCTTCGACATCGGCGGGCACCGCTTCTTCACGAAGGTGAAGCCCGTGTCGGCGCTCTGGCACGAGATCCTGCCCGACGAGGACTTCCTCCTGCGGCCGCGCATGAGCCGGATCTACTACCAGGGGAAGTTCTACGACTACCCGCTCAAGGCGTTCAACGCGCTCGGGAACCTCGGGATCATCGAGGCGGTCCGCTGTGTCCTGTCCTACGCGTGGGCGCGGATCAACCCGCCCAAGGACCAGACCAAGTTCGAGGGCTATGTGGCCGCCAAGTTCGGCTGGCGCCTCTACCGGACCTTCTTCAAGACCTACACCGAGAAGGTCTGGGGCGTTCCCGCCGATGAACTCGAAGCCGACTGGGCCGCACAGCGAATCAAGAACCTGAGCCTGTTCGGAGCGATCTGGAACGCGATCACCCCGAAGCGCAACCAGAAGGACATCACCAGCCTGATCGAGGAGTTCGAGTATCCGCGCCACGGCCCCGGAATGATGTGGGAGCGCTGCCACGAGCTCGTAGAAGCCCAGGGCAGCGAGGTGCACTTCCATCAGCCCGTCGGGCGGATCCGCCACCGCGACGGGGCGGCATTCGAGGTCGTCGCGACCACTCCCGACGGCGAGGTGAGCCATGCCTGCACCGAGGTGATCTCCTCGATGCCGATTCCCCGGCTCGTCCAGGCGATGGACCCGGCGGCGCCCGAAGACGTGCTGCTGGCCGCGAAGGCCCTTCAGTTCCGTGACTTCCTCACGGTCGCCCTGGTGGTCCCGGAAGAGGACGGCTTCCCCGACAACTGGATCTACATCCACGCCCCCGAGGTCCATGTCGGTCGGATCCAGAACTTCGGGTCGTGGTCGCCGCAGATGATCCCCGACCCCGGCAAGACCTGCCTCGGGCTCGAGTACTTCGTCAACGAGGGCGATCATCTCTGGGTCAAGGACGATGCCGATCTGATCCTCCAGGCCGAGGCCGAGATGGTCCAGCTCGGCCTGCTCTCCCCCGGGAGGGTGGAGAAGGGCTATGTCGTGCGGATGCCCAAGGCGTATCCGATGTACGACGCGTCCTACAAGGAGAACGTCGAGGTCCTGCGGACCTGGCTCGCCGAGAACGTCCCCAACGTGCACCCGGTCGGGCGCAACGGAATGCATCGCTACAACAACCAGGACCATTCGATGTACACCGCGATGTTGACGGTGGAGAACATCGTCAAGGGAACGTCCCACGACGTGTGGGAGGTCAACGTCGAGGCCGAGTACCACGAGGAAATCAGCGGGTCCGACGGATGA